A region of the Massilia sp. erpn genome:
CATCGGCAATATCTACGGCGCCATGATCGGCGGCCTGGTGCTGGGCGTGATCGAAAGCCTGGGCGCCGGCTATATCGGCGAACTGACGGGCGGTTTCCTCGGCAGCCACTACCAGGACATCTTCGCCTTCGTGGTGCTGATCCTGGTGCTCACCGTGCGTCCTTCCGGCATCATGGGCGAGCGCGTCGCCGACCGCGCCTGAGCGCAGAAAGACAAGAGGACACAGAATGGCACTCCTGAATTTCGACCTGCAAAAGAACCCTACCAAGGCCTACACCAGCATCGCCCTGGTGCTGGCGCTGATGATCATCTTCCCGTTTGCGGCGGCGCCCTTTGGCAACTCCTGGGTCCGCATCGTGGACCTGGCCCTGCTCTACATCATGCTGGCCCTGGGCCTGAACATCGTGGTCGGCTTTGCCGGCCTGCTCGACCTGGGCTATATCGCCTTCTATGCGGTGGGCGCCTACATGACCGGCTTGCTGGCATCGCCGCAATTCGCCACCCTGCTCGAATCGCTGATCAATATGCATCCGGCCTTCGGCGAGGCGCTGGCGGTCATGCTGGGCGATGACATCCGCACCAGCGGCATCCACCTTTCGGTCTGGTTCATCGTGCCGCTGGCGGCGGCGCTGGCGGGCCTGTTCGGCGCCATCCTCGGCGCGCCGACCCTGAAGCTGCGCGGCGACTACCTGGCCATCGTGACCCTGGGCTTCGGCGAGATCATCCGCATCTTCATGAACAACCTGAATGAGCCGATCAACTTCACCAACGGTCCGCAGGGCATCAACCTGATCGACCCGATCCGCGTGTTCGGCCTGTCGCTGGCAGGCGAGCCGGGTTCGCGCGCGACGGTGGTGCTGGGTGGCTTCTCCATGCCCTCGGTGAACGCTTACTACTTCCTGTTCCTGCTGCTGACGATCGTCACCATCTTCGTCACCGCGCGCCTCAAGCATTCGCGCCTGGGCCGTGCCTGGGTCGCCATCCGCGAAGACGAAATCGCGGCCAAGGCCATGGGCATCAATACCCGCAACGTCAAGCTGCTGGCCTTCTCCATGGGCGCCAGCTTCGGCGGCGTGGCGGGCGCCATGTTCGCCTCCTTCCAGGGCTTCGTCTCGCCCGAATCGTTCGCGCTGAACGAATCGATCGCCGTGCTGGCCATGGTGGTGCTGGGCGGCATTGGCCACATTCCCGGCGTGGTGCTGGGCGGCGCGTTGCTGGCGGCCCTGCCCGAAGTGCTGCGCCATGTGGTGGAGCCGGCGCAGGAAGCCATGTTCGGCCATGTGCTGATCGAAGCCGAAGTGCTGCGCCAGCTGCTGTACGGCCTGGCCCTGGTGGGCATCATGCTGTACCGTCCGGCCGGCATCTGGCCCGCGCCCAAGCATGAAGACCGTCCCGACGCGGACGCCGACACCAAACAGCAATCGAGCGGCGTGATCGCGGCATGAGGATAGTAGACATGAGCAATGAAGTCATTCTGAATATCGCCGGCGTCAACAAACGCTTCGGCGGCCTGCAGGCGCTGACCGATGTCGGCATCAAGATCATGCGCGGCCAGATCTACGGCCTGATCGGCCCGAACGGCGCGGGCAAGACCACCTTCTTCAATGTGATCACCGGCTTGTACCAGCCCGACACCGGCACCTTCGAACTGGCGGGCAAACCGTATTCGCCTTCGGCCCCGCATGCGGTGGCCAAGGCCGGCATTGCGCGCACTTTCCAGAACATCCGCCTGTTCGGCGAAATGACGGCGCTGGAAAACGTGATGGTGGGACGCCATGTGCGCTCGCACCAGGGCGTGTTCGGCGCCATCTTCCGCCACAAGGCGGCGCGCGAAGAGGAAGCGTCTATCCGCCGCCGCGCGCAGGAGCTGCTGGACTTCGTCGGCATCGGCCAGTTCGCCAGCCGCACCGCCAAATACCTGTCGTATGGCGACCAGCGCCGCCTGGAAATCGCGCGCGCCCTGGCCACCGACCCGCAGCTGCTGGCGCTGGACGAACCGGCGGCCGGCATGAACGCCACCGAAAAGCTGGCCTTGCGCGAGCTGCTGGTCAAGATCAAGGCCGAAGGCAAGACCGTGCTGCTGATCGAGCACGACGTCAAGCTGATGATGGGCCTGTGCGACCGCATCACCGTGCTCGAATACGGCAAGCCGATCGCCGAAGGGCTGCCGGCGGAAATACAAAGCAATCAGGCCGTCATCGACGCCTATCTGGGAGGATCGCACTAATGGGTGCCAATGTTCTGAAAGTAGCGGGACTGAAGGTCGCGTATGGCGGCATCAAGGCAGTCAAAGGCATCGATCTGGAAGTGAACAAGGGCGAGCTGGTGACGCTGATCGGCGCCAACGGCGCCGGCAAGACCACCACGCTGAAAGCCATCACCGGCACGCTGCCCGACTGCAAGGTCGAAGGCACGATCAGCTATATGGGCCAGTCGCTGAAAGGCAGCAAATCCTTCCACCTGGTCGAGAAAAAACTCGCCATGGTGCCGGAAGGGCGCGGCGTGTTCACGCGCATGACCATCCACGAAAACCTGATGATGGGCGCCTACACGCGCGACGACAAGGCCGGCGTAGAGGCCGACATCGCCAAGTGGTACGACATCTTCCCGCGCCTGAAAGAGCGTTCTGCGCAGCTGGCCGGCACCCTGTCCGGCGGCGAACAGCAGATGCTGGCGATGGCGCGCGCGCTGATGTGCCATCCCGAGCTGCTGTTGCTGGATGAGCCGTCGATGGGCCTGTCGCCGATCATGGTCGACAAGATCTTTGAGGTGATCCGCAACGTCTCGAAAGAAGGCATCACCATCCTGCTGGTCGAGCAGAACGCCAAGCTTGCATTGGAAGCCGCCGACCGCGGCTACGTGATGGACTCCGGCCAGATCACCATGACCGGCAACGCCGACGACATGCTGCACGACCCCCGCGTCAAAGCCGCCTACCTCGGCGAATAAGCCTTTGATCCAGCGCAAAAAATGTCCACCCTGGTGTCAGGCACTGGAGTCGGACATTCTTTGATCTAAATCAGCAAATGTCCCACCCTGGTGTCAGGCACCAGGGTGGGACATTTTTTGATTTTTATCAAACGCCGCTGGCGAGCAGGGCGGCGAGGCGGGGGAGGTCGATGTTGCCGCCGCTGAGGATGATGCCGATGCGTTGTCCGCGCAGCTGTGCTTTCATCTTGCGGGCGGCGGCGTAGCCGAGGCAGCCGGTCGGTTCGACCACCAGCTTCATGCGGGCGGCGAAGAAGCGCATGGCGTCGATCAGCTCGGCATCGCTGGCAGTCAGGATATCGGTCGCTTCGCGCAGCACGATGGGGAAGGTGTAGTTGCCCATGTGCTGGGTCTGGGCGCCGTCGGCGATCGTTTGCGGGGTGTCGATGTGGACGATCTTCCCGCTGCGGAAGGATTGCTGGCCGTCGTTGCCGGCTTCGGGTTCGACACCGTAGACCTTGCATTGCGGCGACAGCGCGCGCACTGAGAGCAGGCTGCCGGACATCAGGCCGCCGCCGCCCATCGGCGCGAACAAGGCGTCGAGCTGGCCCACTTCTTCGATCAGCTCCTTGGCGGCCGTGCCTTGTCCTGCGATGACGTCGGGATGGTCGTAGGGCGGAATCAGGGTCATGCCATGTTTCTGCGCCAGCTCGCGGCCGATCTGCTCGCGGTCTTCCTTGTAGCGGTCGTAGATGATGACGGTGGCGCCGTAGCCGCGCGTGGCGGCGATCTTGGATTCGGGCGCGTCATGCGGCATGATGATGGTGGCGGGAATGCCCAGTATCCTGGCCGCCAGCGCAATCGCTTGCGCGTGGTTGCCGGACGAGAAAGCCACGACGCCGGCTTTGCGCTGCTGCGCGTCGAATTTCGACAGGGCGTTGAAGCCGCCGCGGAATTTGAAGGCGCCCATGCGCTGCAGGTTTTCGCATTTGAAGAAGACTTCGGCCCCCAGCTCTTCGTTGACTGTGCGCGAGGTCAGCACCGGCGTGCGGTGGGCATGGCCTTCGATGCGGCGCGCGGCCGCTGCAACGTCTTCGTAAGTGGGCAGTATCAGTTCGCTCATTGCTTTCCTTTCGTTTTACCAGGGCCAGGCGATGCTGCTGCCTGCGCCTTCCGTTACGGCGCGCTGGTACAGCATGCGCGCCACCGTCAAGTCTTGCAGGGCAAGGCCTGTCATATCAAAAATCGTGATGCTGTCGTCTGCCGGACGCTGGCCGTCTTGCGCCAGCAGTGCGCCGATTTCTTCGGCTGGCAGCGTGGGCGCCCATTGCAGCTCGCCCACTTGCCGCGCCTGCGCCAGGTCGTCGGCCCAGAGATGGGCGCGTTCCAGCAGGCCTGGCGGCAGCTCGCGCTTGCCGCGCGTGTCGGCGCCGACGCCGTTCAGGTGCGTGCCTGGCTGCACCGCATCGGCTACAAACAAAGGGGTTTTGCTTGGCGTGGTGGTGATGACGATGTCGCTGTCCGCCACGGCCGCATCGGCGCTGGTGCCGGGCGCGATATCGCAGCGCTGCGCGAATGCGGCTTCGAACGCGCTGTCGCGGCGCGCGCCGGAAGCGAGGTAGCGCACCTGGCGCAGGCCGGGCAGGGCGCGCAGCGCATAGTCGAGCTGGGCGCGCGCCTGCACGCCGGTGCCGAAGATGCACAGGCGGCTGGCGTCGGCGCGGGCCAGCGCCTGCAGGCCCAAGGCGCCCGCCGCGGCGGTACGCTCGGTGGTGATGGCGTTGCCGTCGATGAGGCATTGCGGCCGGCCCGTGGCGGGATCGTGCAGCAGGATGGTGGCCTGGTGCGCGTCGCCGCCCACGTCGCGGTTGGCGGGCCAGAAGCCGGCAGCCTTGTAACCGAGCAGGCCTTGCGCCGCCACGTCGCCGGCCTTGATGCCGAAGATGGCGCCGCCCGGCAGCGCTTCGCGCACCAGCGGGAAGATGCGGCCGGCGCGCTGTTGATGCAGTTGGAAGGCTTCGCGCACCGCCTCCAGCACGGCGTCGGGATGCAGCAGGGCGGCGACCTGGTCGCGGTCGAGCAGCAGCAGGCGGGCGTTATTTCGCATAGTTGTACACCGTGGCGCGTGAGACGCCCAGATGCTGGGCGGTGATTTCCATGGCGCGCCGCAGATCGAGCAGGCCCGCGCCTTTCAGTTCGCGCAGCAGGTTGCGGCGCTCGTCGGCCTTGAGCGCGCGCGGCGTGGTGGCCAGGCGCGCGGCAAACTGGTCGATGCGGGCGCGGATGGCGTCGGCGCCGGCCGGGTCCAGGCTTTCCTGGATGGCGGCGTTGGCGTCCACGCTGCCGAACTGGCCGAGCAGGCTATGCAGGCTGCGGAACAGGCTCAGGTCGACGTTCATGCACAGGGCGGCGACGTAGTTGCCTTCATCGTCCTTGATGCCGATCGAGGTGCTTTTGGCTTGCCGTCCGTCGGGGAAGTGGTTGGGGTAGTTGGCCAGCACTTGTGGATAGGCGGGATCGGCGATGCGCGCCAGCCCCAGCTCGGTGGCCGGATCGCCGGGCTGGCGGCCCGACAGATTGTTATGGATGGCCAGCACCGTGCTGTGCGGGTCGCGCAGATCGTGCAGTACCACTTCGCAAAACGGGGCCAGGGTCTGGCCCAGGCCGGCGGCGATGTGCTGCAATTGTTCGATCAGGTGGTCATGGTCTTTGTTTTGCATTTTTACAGATTATCTCGTTTTGGATTAAATGTAAACCAGCGTCCGATCAGGGGCGATTTAACATTGCCGTAAGGAAATGTTGCTAAAGTGGCGTTTTGCCACTCAAGGGATGACTATGCAAAGCAAGATGATCTTTTCCGCCACGGTGCTGGCTGCGCTGCTGGCCGGCTGCGGCGGCGGCAATGCGCCGGCCGGCGACAATGCAGGTGCGGAACGCGCGCGCAGCGCTGCCGCCCCGCAGCGCGCGGCGCCGGCCAAGATGGTGCTGGCCTACTACTCCGGCTATGCCAATAACTACAAGGCGCTGACCACGCACTACGCCAACTTCAATGCGGTGGCGATCGACTACTGGAATATCACGGCCGAGGGCGTGGTGGTGGGCAATGGCGATCCGGCGCCGTCGAACGCGATTTCCTTCCTGAAGTCGAAAAAGATCCCGATTTACGGCTGTATCTCGAATGTGGACGGCGATTGGAGCCAAGCCATTGCGCACGGCGTGACCGGCACCTTCCGCAAGACGGCCATTGCCAATCTGCTGGCGTTTGCCAAGAAGAACGGCTTTGCCGGCATCAATATCGACTTCGAAAACGTCAATAAGGACGATCGCGCCAACCTGAGCGCTTTTACCGCCGAGCTGGGCGCCGTGCTGCATGCGAATGGTTTGAAGCTGATCATCAGCGTGCCCGCTTTCTCCGCCGCCGACGAGAATCACGAGTACAACCAGGCTTTCGATCTGGCCGCTCTCGGCCGCGCCGTCGACTATATCCAGATCATGAGCTATGACCAGGCGATTCCCGCCTGGGATCCCGGCCCGGTCGCCAGTTCCGGCTGGATGGAGGATGCGCTCGACTATGCCGTCGCCAAAGCGCCTGCTGGGCGCATCCTGAACGGTCTGCCGGCCTATGGTTACGACTGGATCGCGGCGGGCAATGGCAAGCAAGTGTTCTGGAATGCCATTCCCGGCATGCTGAAGCAGTATGGCGTCACACCGCGCTATGACATTGGCAGCAACTCCCTGACCTTCAACTACACCGCCACCGACGGCCAGCCGCATACGGTGTGGACGGAAAACGCCCAGAGCATCACGCTGAAAGCCAGCCTGGTCAACGCCTACGGCCTGGGCGGCACCTCGATCTATGCGCTGGGCATGGAAGATGCCAGCTACTGGAAAGCCGTGCAAGCCGGTTTGCAAAAATAACCGCACACCGTTTGATCTGGCGCAAAAAATGTCCGACTCCGGTGCCTGGCACCAGGGTGGGACATTGTTTGATTTGGCGCAAAGGGTGGGGCGAAAAAAAGCCCCGGGATGGAACCCGGGGCAGAAGAAAGCATCCGCTGGAGAGGAAACCACGGATGCCGAGGAGACCTTTGGACAGCGGGGAGGCCCGAGGGCCTTCCGATTACGCTTGCTTTTTGACGGCGGCAGCCGGGGCAGCTTTGGCGGCGGCGGCGGTGAACTGGTTCACGGCGGCGCTCAGATTGGCTTCCACGGTTTCGGCGGCTTGTTTGGCGGTTTTGGTGAATTGCTCGTAGCCGGCGTGGGCGCTGCCCAGGGCCGATTTGAACAGGGCCACAGCGTTTTCGGTGCCGGCTGGGGCGTTTTTGCTCACTTCTTCCACCAGCGAAATCACTTTGCGGTTGGTTTCGGCGATCTGGGTTTCAGCGGCTTTGCTGAATTCGGCTTGGGTGCCGGAAGCGATCGAAGCCAGGTGACGGCCATAGGCGATGGCTTTTTCAGCGGTCGGCTGGGCCTGAGCAGCGGTCAGCGAGAAGAATTCCTGCGGGTCTTTGGCAGCCAGCAGTTGCTTGGCGGTGACGGCGGACTCTTCCAGCGAGGCTTTCGCGGCGGTCAGGTTCAGGTCGACAAACTTCTCAACGCCTTCGAAGGCTTTGTTGGTCAGCGAGGAAAAGATGGCGAACTGGCTCTCGAAATTGGCCTTGGTCGCATTGGAAAATTGCTCAGGAATCGAAAACATTTAACTCTCCAGTAAGTAAATAGTCGTTGATTGAATACGCTGTTTGCTACCTGCGGTGAAGCGCAAAACGGTTTTTCAGGGGCCGAACAACAAATTGTGCAACGCAACAAACCCAATTTTACGGAACTGGGAAAAGATGTCAAGGAATATTTTGTGCATTGCACAAGGGCATTAAATACTTGTTGTTACAGGGTTTTTTCTTGCTAGCGCCGGGTGCGAGTCAGGTGAAAATGCAGCGCCGCAGCGAAGCGGGGGCGGGCGGGTGCTGCCGTGTTAGACTGCCTGTCCTGTTTTCAGTTTGCTAGCTGCCATGTCCGATACCTCTACAGCCAGCCCAGCCACGGCTTTGCTCTCGCCGGTGCCGCTATTTTTTGTCTTTCTGTGGAGTACGGGTTTCATTGTTGCTAAGTATGGTTTGCCCTACGCGCCGCCGCTGACTTTCCTGTTGCTGCGCTTTCTTGGCGTGCTGGCGATCCTGGCGCCCGCCATTGTGCTGCTGAAAGCGCCCTGGCCGCGGGGCAAGGTGGGCCATATCGCCGTGGCCGGCATCCTGGTGCAGGCCGGTTATCTGAGCGGGGTGTGGTGCGCGATCAAGCTGGGCATGCCGGCCGGCTTGTCGGCCCTGATCGTCGGCATGCAGCCGATCCTGACAGCTTTTGCCGCGCCTTTGCTGGGCGAGCAAGTACGGCCGCGCCAGTGGCTGGGCCTGGTTTTCGGCCTGGTGGGCGTCGGCCTGGTGGTGGCGGCCAAGGTCACGCTGGTCGGTTTGAGCTGGCCGAGCCTGGCGCTGTGCGTGGGCGCGCTGCTGGCGATGACGGCCGGCACGCTCTACCAAAAACATTTTTGTCCACGCTTTGACTTGCGCAGCGGCACGGTGATCCAGTTCTCGGCCTCGCTGGTGGTGGTGCTGCCTTTTGCCGTAGCGCTGGAAGGCCTGGGTTGGGATTTCGCCTCGGTGCAGTGGACACCGCAATTCCTCGCTGCTTGGGCCTGGTCGGTGCTGGCGCTGTCGATTGGTGCCATCTTCCTGCTGTTCGCCCTGATCCGCCGCAGCGACGCCACCCAGGTTTCCAGCCTGATGTATCTGACCCCGCCCACCACCGCCCTGATGGCCTGGCTGCTGTTCGGCGAGGCCTTCAATCTGCTCGGCCTGGCTGGTATGGCGCTGGCCGTGCTGGGTGTGGTCTTCGTTGTGCGTCCATCCAAAAACTAGCGAGTATGCCAGCATGATTTCCAGTCCCGAACAGCAGGCGGTCGACGCCGCCATCACCTCGCGCCGCTCGATCCGCGCCTTCCTGCCGACGCCGCTGGCGCGCGAAGATATCGAACAGATTTTGCAAGTAGCGGCGCGCGCGCCCTCCGGCACCAATGTCCAGCCCTGGCGCGTGCATGTGCTGACGGGCGCGGCCAAGGAAGAGTTGAGCCGCCGTATCCTGGCGGCTTACCATGACCCGCTGCAGGCCGCCACCCATACCGAGCCGTATGCCTATTACCCGCGCCAATGGGTGGCGCCGTATATCGACCGGCGCCGCAAGGTGGGCTGGGATCTGTATGCGCTGCTGGGCCTGACCCGCGAGGACAAGGCCGGCATGGCGGCCCAGCATGGCCGCAATTACGCTTTCTTCGACGCGCCGGTGGGCCTGATCTTCACCATCGATAACATCATGGAGCAGGGTTCCTGGCTGGACTATGGCATGTTCCTGCAGAACATCATGGTGGCGGCACGCGGCCGGGGGCTGGATACGTGCCCGCAAGCAGCGTTCACCCAATATCACCGGATTATCAGTGAATATTTGCGGTTGCCGGACAACGAAACAGTAGTCTGCGGCATGGCGCTGGGATATGCTGATCTAAGCAAGATAGAAAATACGCTAGTGACCGAGAGAGTCCCCGTTGCTGAATTTGTTAAATTTGCGGAGTAAATAAGCCGTTGCGCGCCAGCGTCAAAGAATGAACATTGTGTCTTGCTCTTTGGCAAATTCTAGTGCCATCAACCTTAATTTTACTTGCGCTGGAGCAGTGTTTTGTTACACTGCAACGTAGGACCTTCTCTTCCGTACTGGGGAAAATCGAATGTATAAACTTGCCATCAGCGCGTTGATCTCCGCGCTCTTCATTTCCCTGCCCGCAGCGGCGGCTCCGGCCAAGCACGGGGCGAAGGCTGTCAGCGTCAAGAAGAGCAAGGCCGGCGTGCGCCGCCAGGCCGCTGCCGACGAGCCGCGCATGGTCAAGCGCGTAGTCATGGTGCATGGCAAGCGCAAGGTCGTGTACCAGCGCGTGGTGAGTGTGGGCGATGCGATTCCCGCCCGTCCCACCGTCGGCGATATGGCCGGCTTGAACCTGACGCGCGACCCGCTCGACTTGAAATCGAATGTGGCCCTGGTGCTGGACCAGGCCAATTCCGAAGTGCTGTTCGAAAAGAATGCCAATGTGGCCCTGCCGATCGCCTCCATCACCAAGATGATGACCGGGCTGGTGGTGGTGGAAGCCAACCAGGACATGGACGAGATGCTGACCGTGAGCGAGGATGACGTCGACCGCGCCAAGTTCAGCAGTTCGCGCCTGAAAGTCGGTTCCCAGCTGAGCCGGCGCGATATGCTGCATATCGCCTTGATGAGCTCGGAAAACCGCGCCGCCTCGGCGCTGGGCCACAATTATCCGGGTGGCCTGCCAGCCTTCGTCGAGGCGATGAACGCCAAGGCGCGCCAGCTGGGCATGAGCGAAACCCATTATGTCGATTCCAGCGGCCTGTCGAAAAACAATGTGGCGAGCGCGCGCGATCTGGCCAAGCTGGCCCAGGCCGCTTACGAGCATCCCGTGCTGCGCGAGTATTCGACGGCGCCGAAAGCCGTGGTGGAAGCGAATGGCCGTCCCATGCTGTTCGGCACCACCAACCGTCTGGTGGCGCCCAATTCGGGCTGGGAAATCGGCTTGCAGAAAACCGGCTTCATCAATGAAGCGGGCCGTTGCCTGATGATGCAGGCCGTGGTCGAAGGCCGCGCCGTGATCATGGTGCTGCTCGACGCCAAGGGTTCGGCCGCGCGCGCCGCCGATGCGCTGCGCATGCGCAAATGGCTGAGCGCCTTGAAACCGCCGGGCTTTTCCACCTCCACGGTGGCCAGCCCGGCCGTCACTACTTCTTATTCGGCAGCAGGCATGTAACCGAGGGTGGCCGAGATCTGGTTGGCGGTGGTGACCAGGTCTTCCAGCCACTCTTCCTGCAGGCGGTCAGCCGGGGCCGAGATCGACAGGCCCGCCACCAGCTTGCCCGAATCGTCGCGGATGCCAGCTGCCATGCAGCGCACGCCCAGTTCCAGTTCCTCATTGTCGCGCGCATAGCCGCGCGCGCGCACCAGGCTCAGTTCCCGTTCCAGCTTGCTCAAATCCGTGATGGAATTCTTGTTGTGCCCGGCCAGGCCGGTGCGCGTGGCATAGGCGCGGATGGCTTTCGGCTCGTCCACCGATAGGAAGAGCTTGCCGGTCGAAGTCAGGTGCAGCGGGCCGCGGCCGCCGATGGCGCGCACCACCTGCATGCCCGAGCGTTCGGAGAAGGCGCGGTCGATGTACACGATCTCGTCGCCCTGGCGCACCGAGAGATTGATGGTCTGCTGGGTTTTCTTGTGCAGGGAGCGCATGAAATCAAGCGCCGCTTCGCGCACGGAAAGACGGCTCTTGACCACATTGCCCAGTTCCAGCAGGCGCATGCCGAGGCGGTAAGTGCCCGGCTCGACGCGGTCGACAAAGCGGGTCAGCACCATATCGTTGAGGATGCGGTGGGCGGTGGACGGGTGCAGGCCGGAGACCTTGGACAATTCCTTCAAGCTCACAGGATCGGGATATTTGGCCAATGCGTCCAGCAAGGCCACCATGCGCTCGATTACCTGAATGGTCGTCTTTTGTTCCGGGACGGATTCAATTTTCATGATGCGGTTGGTGCAGTGCAGTATTCGGTACTGCATTTATACCATGATGTGAAAAAAATGGGAATTCTGTGTCATATTGGTGTCTGGAAAGTGTGAATAAATACTCACGCCCAGGCATAATGGCGCACCGAACCATCCCAGATCAGCGAGCATAGAAACATGGAACAGCCTGTCAGTGAATTCAAAAGCAAAAGCGGTTTGAAGCGCATCCTCTCCGCCTTCTTTTATTCGGTGGATGGCTTGAAATCGGCCTGGCGCCACGAGCACGCCTTCCGCCAGGAGTTGATGCTCTTCGTTTTCGGCGGCATCATCGCCATGTTCCTGCCGGTCTCTGCTTTTCAGAAACTGGTGCTGATCGGCGTGCTGGTGCTGGTGCTGATCGTGGAGCTGATCAACTCGGCCATCGAAGCCGTGGTCGACCGCATTTCGCTGGATCGTCACCCGCTGTCGAAGAATGCCAAGGATTTTGGCAGTGCAGCAGTCTTGCTGGCCTGCCTGCTGGCCGGCGCCACCTGGGCGGTGGTGCTGTTCAACCGCTTTTATTGAGCGGCATACCGGCTATATAAGTTTGGGGTATATAAAACTTCCAAATCCTTAGTTCGCTTTTATAAACGGTGACAGTATCCTGAGGCTTCCAATTCAAAGGGGAATCCTGATGCTGTCCAAGAAAATCTTTGCTGCTGCTGCCTTTGCTTCCGCCGTCCTGCCCGCGTTCGCCGCCGATGTGAACCTGCTCAATGTGTCCTACGACCCGACGCGGGAACTGTACCAGGATGTGAATGCCGCTTTTGCCAAAGACTGGAAGGCGCGCACCGGCGACAATGTGAAGATCAAGCAGTCGCATGGCGGCTCGGGCAAACAGGGCCGCGCCGTGATTGACGGCCTGGAAGCCGATGTGGTGACGCTGGCGCTGGCCTACGACATCGATGCCATCGCCGAAAAAGGCTTGCTGAGCAAGGATTGGCAAAAACGCCTGGGCCACAATGCCACCCCTTACAGCTCGACCATCGTTTTCCTGGTGCGCAAGGGGAATCCGAAAGGCATCAAGGACTGGGGCGACCTGGTGAAACCGGGCATCGCCGTCATCACCCCGAATCCGAAAACTTCCGGTGGCGCGCGCTGGAATCACCTTGCCGCTTACGGTTACGCCCTGCGCCAGCCTGGCGGCAATGAAGCCTCGGCGC
Encoded here:
- a CDS encoding ornithine cyclodeaminase family protein; the encoded protein is MRNNARLLLLDRDQVAALLHPDAVLEAVREAFQLHQQRAGRIFPLVREALPGGAIFGIKAGDVAAQGLLGYKAAGFWPANRDVGGDAHQATILLHDPATGRPQCLIDGNAITTERTAAAGALGLQALARADASRLCIFGTGVQARAQLDYALRALPGLRQVRYLASGARRDSAFEAAFAQRCDIAPGTSADAAVADSDIVITTTPSKTPLFVADAVQPGTHLNGVGADTRGKRELPPGLLERAHLWADDLAQARQVGELQWAPTLPAEEIGALLAQDGQRPADDSITIFDMTGLALQDLTVARMLYQRAVTEGAGSSIAWPW
- a CDS encoding ABC transporter ATP-binding protein — protein: MSNEVILNIAGVNKRFGGLQALTDVGIKIMRGQIYGLIGPNGAGKTTFFNVITGLYQPDTGTFELAGKPYSPSAPHAVAKAGIARTFQNIRLFGEMTALENVMVGRHVRSHQGVFGAIFRHKAAREEEASIRRRAQELLDFVGIGQFASRTAKYLSYGDQRRLEIARALATDPQLLALDEPAAGMNATEKLALRELLVKIKAEGKTVLLIEHDVKLMMGLCDRITVLEYGKPIAEGLPAEIQSNQAVIDAYLGGSH
- a CDS encoding ABC transporter ATP-binding protein, translated to MALLNFDLQKNPTKAYTSIALVLALMIIFPFAAAPFGNSWVRIVDLALLYIMLALGLNIVVGFAGLLDLGYIAFYAVGAYMTGLLASPQFATLLESLINMHPAFGEALAVMLGDDIRTSGIHLSVWFIVPLAAALAGLFGAILGAPTLKLRGDYLAIVTLGFGEIIRIFMNNLNEPINFTNGPQGINLIDPIRVFGLSLAGEPGSRATVVLGGFSMPSVNAYYFLFLLLTIVTIFVTARLKHSRLGRAWVAIREDEIAAKAMGINTRNVKLLAFSMGASFGGVAGAMFASFQGFVSPESFALNESIAVLAMVVLGGIGHIPGVVLGGALLAALPEVLRHVVEPAQEAMFGHVLIEAEVLRQLLYGLALVGIMLYRPAGIWPAPKHEDRPDADADTKQQSSGVIAA
- a CDS encoding threo-3-hydroxy-L-aspartate ammonia-lyase, producing the protein MSELILPTYEDVAAAARRIEGHAHRTPVLTSRTVNEELGAEVFFKCENLQRMGAFKFRGGFNALSKFDAQQRKAGVVAFSSGNHAQAIALAARILGIPATIIMPHDAPESKIAATRGYGATVIIYDRYKEDREQIGRELAQKHGMTLIPPYDHPDVIAGQGTAAKELIEEVGQLDALFAPMGGGGLMSGSLLSVRALSPQCKVYGVEPEAGNDGQQSFRSGKIVHIDTPQTIADGAQTQHMGNYTFPIVLREATDILTASDAELIDAMRFFAARMKLVVEPTGCLGYAAARKMKAQLRGQRIGIILSGGNIDLPRLAALLASGV
- the phaP gene encoding TIGR01841 family phasin (Members of this family are phasins (small proteins associated with inclusions such as PHA granules). Note that several different families of phasins have been named PhaP despite very little sequence similarity to each other.) → MFSIPEQFSNATKANFESQFAIFSSLTNKAFEGVEKFVDLNLTAAKASLEESAVTAKQLLAAKDPQEFFSLTAAQAQPTAEKAIAYGRHLASIASGTQAEFSKAAETQIAETNRKVISLVEEVSKNAPAGTENAVALFKSALGSAHAGYEQFTKTAKQAAETVEANLSAAVNQFTAAAAKAAPAAAVKKQA
- a CDS encoding DMT family transporter encodes the protein MSDTSTASPATALLSPVPLFFVFLWSTGFIVAKYGLPYAPPLTFLLLRFLGVLAILAPAIVLLKAPWPRGKVGHIAVAGILVQAGYLSGVWCAIKLGMPAGLSALIVGMQPILTAFAAPLLGEQVRPRQWLGLVFGLVGVGLVVAAKVTLVGLSWPSLALCVGALLAMTAGTLYQKHFCPRFDLRSGTVIQFSASLVVVLPFAVALEGLGWDFASVQWTPQFLAAWAWSVLALSIGAIFLLFALIRRSDATQVSSLMYLTPPTTALMAWLLFGEAFNLLGLAGMALAVLGVVFVVRPSKN
- a CDS encoding ABC transporter ATP-binding protein, with protein sequence MGANVLKVAGLKVAYGGIKAVKGIDLEVNKGELVTLIGANGAGKTTTLKAITGTLPDCKVEGTISYMGQSLKGSKSFHLVEKKLAMVPEGRGVFTRMTIHENLMMGAYTRDDKAGVEADIAKWYDIFPRLKERSAQLAGTLSGGEQQMLAMARALMCHPELLLLDEPSMGLSPIMVDKIFEVIRNVSKEGITILLVEQNAKLALEAADRGYVMDSGQITMTGNADDMLHDPRVKAAYLGE
- a CDS encoding glycosyl hydrolase family 18 protein, with the translated sequence MIFSATVLAALLAGCGGGNAPAGDNAGAERARSAAAPQRAAPAKMVLAYYSGYANNYKALTTHYANFNAVAIDYWNITAEGVVVGNGDPAPSNAISFLKSKKIPIYGCISNVDGDWSQAIAHGVTGTFRKTAIANLLAFAKKNGFAGINIDFENVNKDDRANLSAFTAELGAVLHANGLKLIISVPAFSAADENHEYNQAFDLAALGRAVDYIQIMSYDQAIPAWDPGPVASSGWMEDALDYAVAKAPAGRILNGLPAYGYDWIAAGNGKQVFWNAIPGMLKQYGVTPRYDIGSNSLTFNYTATDGQPHTVWTENAQSITLKASLVNAYGLGGTSIYALGMEDASYWKAVQAGLQK
- a CDS encoding transcriptional regulator, with amino-acid sequence MQNKDHDHLIEQLQHIAAGLGQTLAPFCEVVLHDLRDPHSTVLAIHNNLSGRQPGDPATELGLARIADPAYPQVLANYPNHFPDGRQAKSTSIGIKDDEGNYVAALCMNVDLSLFRSLHSLLGQFGSVDANAAIQESLDPAGADAIRARIDQFAARLATTPRALKADERRNLLRELKGAGLLDLRRAMEITAQHLGVSRATVYNYAK